The following are encoded in a window of Phaseolus vulgaris cultivar G19833 chromosome 3, P. vulgaris v2.0, whole genome shotgun sequence genomic DNA:
- the LOC137806950 gene encoding lipoamide acyltransferase component of branched-chain alpha-keto acid dehydrogenase complex, mitochondrial has translation MLRSRIWQRRALISSRTVFSASASSHCSSSSSPTLPFRFVKPNAPSSHVTFYFPRVNRCWFSTQPALDLPASKLVDVPLAQTGEGIAECELLRWYVQEGDYVEDFQPLCEVQSDKATIEITSRYKGKVSNILYGPGDIVKVGETLLKILVDDSALPSVTLGDSETAKSPDSDKTLVNVPVFTTVVDDLDNAKLIDSDPGKGRQTGILSTPAVRSLAKQHGIDITEVCGTGKDGRVLKEDVLNFAVSKGIIKDPSALLHTDSVEQLQGAEGYNYNIATKSYSPTEDRTVSFRGFQRAMVKSMSLAAKVPHFHYVDEINCDALVELKTSFQKNNPYPDIKYTFLPILIKSLSMALSKYPFMNSCFKEDALEVVLKGSHNVGIAMATQHGLVVPNIKNVQSLSILEITKELARLQQLASNNKLTSEDISGGTITLSNIGAIGGKFGSPLVNLPEVSIIAIGKIQKVPRFADNGNVYPASLVTVNIGADHRVLDGATVARFCNEWKQLIENPELLTLYLR, from the exons ATGCTCAGAAGCCGCATATGGCAGAGGAGGGCTTTGATCTCTTCCAGAACCGTCTTTTCAGCCTCTGCCTCTTCCCActgttcatcatcttcttccccTACGCTCCCTTTTCGCTTTGTCAAACCTAATGCTCCTTCTTCACATGTCACT TTCTATTTTCCACGTGTGAACAGGTGTTGGTTCTCCACTCAACCCGCTCTAGACCTTCCCGCTAGCAAGTTAGTGGACGTGCCGTTGGCTCAAACCGGCGAAGGTATTGCAGAATGTGAGCTTCTCAGATGGTATGTCCAAGAG GGGGATTATGTTGAAGACTTTCAACCGCTATGTGAAGTTCAAAGTGATAAAGCTACTATTGAAATAACGAGTCGCTACAAAGGAAaagtttccaacattctctacGGTCCTGGTGATATTGTGAAG GTTGGAGAAACTCTATTAAAGATATTAGTTGACGACTCTGCATTACCCTCTGTCACTCTTGGTGATTCAGAAACTGCAAAGTCACCTGATTCTGATAAGACATTAGTTAATGTGCCCGTGTTTACTACAGTAGTTGACGATTTAGACAATGCCAAGTTGATAGATTCTGATCCCGGAAAAGGAAGACAGACTGGAATTCTGTCAACACCTGCTGTAAGAAGTCTGGCTAAGCAACATGGTATAGATATAACTGAAGTTTGTGGAACTGGAAAAGATGGAAGGGTTTTAAAAGAAGATGTGCTAAATTTTGCTGTCAGCAAAGGAATAATTAAAGATCCATCTGCACTCTTGCATACTGATTCTGTAGAACAGCTTCAGGGAGCTGAAGGATACAACTACAATATCGCAACTAAATCTTATAGTCCAACTGAGGACAGGACAGTCTCCTTTAG AGGATTCCAAAGAGCTATGGTGAAATCAATGTCTCTGGCTGCCAAAGTCCCACATTTTCATTATGTGGATGAGATAAATTGTGATGCTCTAGTGGAGCTTAAAACATCTTTTCAGAAAAATAATCCTTATCCAGACATTAAGTACACTTTCCTTCCAATATTAATCAAATCACTATCAATGGCCCTCAGTAAGTACCCCTTTATGAACAGTTGCTTCAAAGAGGATGCATTGGAGGTCGTTCTCAAAG GTTCACACAATGTTGGAATTGCTATGGCGACACAACATGGTCTAGTTGTGCCAAACATAAAAAATGTCCAGTCTCTTTCCATACTGGAG ATAACCAAAGAGCTGGCAAGGTTACAACAATTGGCTTCAAATAACAAGTTAACTTCTGAGGATATAAGTGGTGGTACTATTACTTTAAGTAACATTGGAGCAATTGGTGGAAAGTTTGGTTCTCCACTTGTCAATCTGCCTGAAGTCTCCATTATTGCCATTGGTAAAATTCAGAAAGTTCCACGGTTCGCTGATAATGGAAATGTGTATCCTGCATCACTCGTGACT GTTAATATTGGTGCAGATCACAGAGTCTTGGACGGAGCAACCGTTGCAAGATTTTGTAACGAGTGGAAGCAACTAATTGAAAATCCCGAGCTCCTCACGCTGTATTTGAGATAA